Proteins from a genomic interval of Papaver somniferum cultivar HN1 chromosome 4, ASM357369v1, whole genome shotgun sequence:
- the LOC113276442 gene encoding serine/threonine-protein kinase HT1-like gives MNWFKQINTSSNNNNGVSRAARRLSLGEYKRAVSWSKYLVSSGGEIKGAEGEEEWSADMSKLFIGQKFASGRHSRIYRGIYKQRDVAIKMISQPEEDEHLASFVEKQFNSEVALLFRLPHHPNIIMFVGACKKPPVFCIITEYLAGGSLKKYLHQHEPHSVPLDVVLKFSLDIAHGMLFLHSQGVLHRDLKSENLLLDEDMCVKVADFGISCLESQCGSGSGKGFTGTYRWMAPEMINEEHHTKKVDVYSFGIVLWELLTALTPFQDMTPEQAAFAVSQKNARPPLHPACPIAFSNLIKRCWSSNPNKRPHFEEIVSILEGYADAFEEDPTFFSSYKPSRHQQFKRYIPRCITARQSATFAS, from the exons ATGAATTGGTTTAAGCAGATAAATACAAGTAGTAACAACAACAATGGTGTCAGTAGAGCTGCAAGGAGATTGTCACTAGGTGAATACAAAAGAGCAGTATCATGGTCCAAGTATTTAGTATCATCAGGTGGAGAAATCAAAGGagcagaaggagaagaagaatggaGCGCTGATATGTCTAAATTATTTATAGGCCAAAAATTTGCATCAGGGAGACATAGTAGAATTTATAGAGGGATTTACAAACAAAGAGATGTTGCTATTAAGATGATCAGTCAACCTGAAGAAGATGAACATTTAGCTTCTTTTGTAGAGAAGCAGTTTAACTCTGAAGTTGCTTTGCTTTTTCGACTCCCGCATCATCCTAATATCATTATG TTCGTAGGAGCATGTAAGAAACCTCCCGTCTTTTGTATAATCACCGAGTATCTAGCAGGGGGATCCCTGAAAAAATACCTCCACCAGCATGAACCTCATTCGGTTCCGTTAGACGTAGTTCTAAAATTTTCCCTCGACATAGCACATGGAATGTTGTTTCTTCACTCACAAGGAGTGCTTCATAGAGATCTTAAGTCAGAAAACTTGTTGCTCGACGAAGATATGTGTGTCAAAGTTGCTGATTTCGGGATCTCATGTTTAGAATCTCAATGTGGGAGCGGAAGTGGCAAAGGTTTCACAGGCACTTATCGTTGGATGGCGCCAGAAATGATCAACGAAGAACATCATACAAAGAAAGTTGATGTTTATAGTTTTGGTATAGTCCTGTGGGAGCTGTTAACAGCATTAACACCATTCCAAGACATGACTCCTGAACAAGCTGCTTTTGCAGTCTCCCAGAAG AATGCAAGACCACCATTGCATCCGGCTTGCCCAATAGCTTTCAGTAACCTAATCAAGCGATGTTGGTCAAGCAATCCTAATAAGAGACCACACTTTGAAGAGATTGTTTCAATTCTTGAAGGCTATGCAGACGCATTTGAAGAAGATCCTACATTCTTTTCATCTTACAAACCTTCGCGACATCAACAATTCAAGCGATACATCCCTAGGTGTATTACTGCCCGTCAGTCTGCTACATTTGCATCTTAG